One window from the genome of Lawsonibacter asaccharolyticus encodes:
- a CDS encoding DNA-damage-inducible protein, translating into MSMGLDDKIQLFEDKRIRTAWDEEKEEWYFSVVDVVAVLTEAPNHQAARNYWKVTKKRLVDEGFEPVTSCNQLKMTAADGKKRLTDVADTEQLLRIIQSIPSHKAEPFKRWLAEVGRERIEETIDPELTIDRALETYLKKGYSREWINQRLQAIQVRKELTDEWDARGVQKGVEYAILTDEISRAWSGMTTRQYKTLKGLTKENLRDNMTTLELVLNMLAEATTTEISKQKEPVTFSENIETARAGGKVAGDARKAIEAQTGVPVITSKNAAQLSQIVVDMIEGNVAPSGEDADS; encoded by the coding sequence ATGAGTATGGGCCTGGATGATAAGATTCAGCTTTTTGAAGATAAGCGCATCCGCACTGCATGGGATGAAGAAAAAGAGGAGTGGTATTTTTCTGTTGTCGATGTGGTGGCGGTTCTGACGGAGGCTCCGAACCATCAAGCGGCCAGAAACTATTGGAAGGTTACAAAAAAACGCCTTGTGGACGAGGGCTTTGAACCGGTTACATCTTGTAACCAGTTGAAAATGACCGCCGCTGACGGGAAAAAGCGGTTAACTGACGTAGCGGATACGGAACAGCTTCTTCGAATCATCCAATCCATCCCGTCACACAAAGCAGAGCCCTTCAAGCGTTGGTTGGCAGAAGTGGGTCGGGAACGCATTGAGGAAACGATTGATCCGGAACTGACCATTGATCGCGCACTGGAAACCTATCTGAAGAAAGGCTATTCCCGCGAGTGGATCAACCAGCGCCTTCAGGCAATCCAGGTGAGAAAGGAACTCACCGATGAATGGGATGCCCGCGGTGTTCAGAAGGGGGTGGAATACGCCATCCTGACTGATGAGATATCCCGTGCGTGGTCAGGGATGACGACCCGGCAGTACAAAACGCTCAAGGGATTGACAAAAGAAAATCTCCGCGATAATATGACAACACTGGAACTTGTTTTGAATATGTTGGCTGAGGCTACGACTACAGAAATATCAAAGCAGAAAGAGCCGGTAACATTTAGCGAAAATATAGAGACTGCACGTGCCGGTGGAAAGGTTGCTGGCGATGCGCGGAAAGCAATTGAAGCGCAGACTGGTGTCCCAGTTATTACATCAAAGAATGCAGCCCAACTCAGTCAGATAGTTGTAGATATGATCGAGGGAAACGTCGCTCCATCTGGAGAAGATGCGGACTCATAA